The Lewinellaceae bacterium nucleotide sequence TAAAATTGACAAGGATCCCGAAGATGTTTCAGTAAAATCTACCGAAAGAAAACTTTGGGAAAAAATACGCAAGACCTGTGTGGAAGGACGCCGTACCGGAATTGGCATCACCGCTGAGGGAGATATGCTCGCAGCCCTGAATCTTCAATACGGTAGTAATGAAGCCATCGATTTTTCCGTTGAAGTACACAAAACGCTCGCCCTGAACGCATACAGATCTTCTGTTGACATTGCGGCAGAGCGTGGTGCTTTTTCCATTTACGATGCCAAGCGGGAAGCGAATAATCCGCTCATCAAAAGAATCAAAGAAGCCGATCCTGTTTTGTATAAGGATATGGTCAAATACGGTCGCCGCAATATTGCGCTGTTGACGATTGCCCCAACGGGAAGTGTCAGTCTTATGACCCAAACTTCATCAGGCATTGAACCATGCTTCCTGATTGCCTATAAAAGACGCAGGAAAGTCAATCCAAATGACCAGGCATCCACCATTACTTTTGTAGATGAGGTGGGCGACAGCTGGGAAGAGTACAATGTTTTTCACCATAAGTTCGTCACCTGGATGGAAGTCAACGGTTTTGACACCCGGGAAGTTCAGCTGTGGCCAAAGGAAAAACTGGATAAGCTTATTGCCCAATCCCCTTATCACAAGGCAACCGCCAATGATGTGGACTGGGTTCAAAAAGTAAAAATGCAGGGACAAATCCAGCAATGGGTGGATCACTCCATTAGTGTTACCGTTAATGTTCCCAATGAAACGCCTGTAAAAATGGTCCGGGAGATTTATAAAACCGCTTGGGAAAGCGGATGTAAAGGTTGTACTATTTACCGGGACGGTTCAAGAGCCGGTGTTTTAATTTCCAAAGAAACCAAACAAGACAACCAGGGATTCATGGAAAGTTCTGCTCCAAAACGTCCTGAAAAACTCGAAGCTAAAGTGGTACGTTTCAAAAACAGTGACGAAAACTGGATAGGCGTCGTTGGGCTTTTTGAAAACAAACCCTACGAGATCTTTACCGGAAAGGCGGAAGATACTTTCGGTCTGCCCACTTATGTAAATAACGGATGGATCATCAAGGCCAAGGAGGCGGACGGCAAGAACCGTTATGATTTCCAGTTCCAGGATAAATCAGGATACAGGGTGACCATTGAAGGGTTGTCCCGCTCTTTTGATAAGGAATACTGGAATTACGCCAAATTGATCTCCGGTGTGCTCCGCCACGGAATGCCCATCCAGTATGCGGTAGAATTAGTAGATGGTCTCAATGCTGAACAGGATTATATCAACACCTGGAAAAACGGAGTCGTGAGAGCTTTAAAACAATTCATTCCTGATGGAACGGTCGCCTCTAAGGAGGAATGTACCGAATGTGGTGAAGAAGGAGGCCTGGTTTATCGGGAAGGCTGTTTAATTTGCCACAATTGCGGTTTTTCTAAATGTGGATAAAACAAGAACGGAAAAATCATTAACAAAATCCGATCGGGGGAATCACCTCGTCTATGAGAAAATTTTAACGCCCGGGCAATTTTGTCCGGGCGTTTTTTATTTACCAAAAAAATATTTTACAGAAATACATTTATCATGAATATATCATTGGCTTTTTAGTTGCATTCAATTATTTTCTTTGTTAAAAAATTAAATTACAGTATATTACACTTTCTTAATAAGCAATACAACCAAACCTTATTTTTAACTAAAACCACAACATTATGAATGGGATTATTAACTTAGGTAAGTACATCTTTGCGCTTCCAATCGCTATTTTTGGCCTTTTTCATTTTATGAATGCAAAAGGAATGGCCACCATGGCTCCCTTTGGAGGTGAGATCATGATTTACATTACCGGAGCGGCATTAATTGCCGCAGCGGTGAGTATTTTCATTGGCAAGATGGACAAGCTGGCATCTTTATTACTCGCATTGTTGTTGCTCATCATTTTACTGTCGGTATGGCTACCGGGAGCTATAGATGGAGATCAGACCGCTACATCCATGGTGCTGAAAGATCTTGGACTTACGGGGGCTGCGCTCATGTATGCCGGTATGGCAAAGGACAAATCCGTTGTCGGGTAACTCTTTCGTTTGTTCATACTCAATTAAATACAAAAACGGTCAGGCATATGATGTGCCTGACCGTTTGTTATTTCCAACCGATTTTGGACCTGAAAAATAATCCTTTATTGCACTACCACGAACCGCTTCCATCCGAAATGTCCCTCTGAAATATTGACCTTCAGCCAATACAAACCACTTTCCAGGTGGCCAACCGGCCATGACAGTGTTCCGAAAATATCGAAAATTTCATGCCTGGTTACCCTTTGGCCTAAAGTATTAAAAACTTCAAAAGTGATTCCTTTTTCACTATCTGTTTTGTGAAAATCAAATTCGATAAACAAAATATCACTTGCCGGGTTCGGGTAAAGTCGAAGATTATTTTCCAAATCCACCTCTGTCGTTGCATTGGGAAATTCAAAAAAAACAGGAAAAGGTTCCGACAACTCAGGCCCGCACAAAACCGCGGGTACAATGGGCTGGAGGGGAGCAGGGCAATTGGCCACAGGGCTTGACCGGATCATTTCCACATGCTTTTGAATGGGAGCTTCCCCGAATAAACTCTTCCCTAAAAACCACAATACCTGTTCCTGGATACGCGGCCACCATTCAGGTTCAAATACATCGTGTCCAAAACCGGTACCGGTTAAAAGATAGCTGTCACCCCCTAAATTTTGCTGACGTTGAACCAAAGGACAAGCACCGAATACCGGAATCCCGTAAGTATTACAGCAGGGATAAACCGGCTCAGCTCCGTAGTACACCACCCCATCATCCGTTCCATGGATGGCCATGAGATCAATGTGAGTTTCTTCCGGGTCGATCCAGGTGGTATCATACATGGCTCCCGACAGGCTAAATACCGATTTGATCCCTGGGATATCCTCTAAATTACCCTCCAGGTAATCTGGCCAGGTACCGCAACCCGCGCAAATTTCATTGGCTTCTTCCTGGTCCATGTAGGCGACATTAAGGGCTGTGAAGGCTCCGGCGCTGTGCCCGCCCACTGCAATTTTGTCCGGGTCAATAGGATAAATATCACTATGATCTATCAGCCAGTTGATGGCATCCTGTACATCCACCGCGGCAACGTATGAGGAAGGAACCAGGGAATTGCCCCAGGAGACATTACAGGGAAAAGTCAGGGCTCCGGCTATCAGGCAATCATTTCTTTTACATAACCTGTATTGAACGGAAACCGCCACATATCCCAATTGGGCCAGCCATTCCGCTTCATCAAAAAAACTGGAAAAGTTGCCCCCTATGAATCCTCCTCCGTGAATCAGCACCACCAGGGGCCTTTTTTCGTCCGGTTCAAGATCAGCAGGATAATAAATTCTTAGGGCCAGGTTTTCCAAAATCCCCAATCCAATTTCATCGATCTGGTAGGCTGATTTATAAACAACCTGCTCATATTCGACGGGATGGAGGTACGGATAATATACTCCGTTTCCCTCCACGATGGCCTGTCCTTTGATACCCTTAAGGCAAACAAAAAAATGGATTAAAGTCAGCAGTATTATTTTTTTCGAATTCATTCCAATATTTTTTAACTCGGTAAAAGCGATTAAAGAACAACAAGTTTCTTACAGTACACTTGAAAAAGAAAAACCCTAAGCGTAAGTATAAGAAAATATAAGTTTCATTGTACGCTGTAAGAAATAAACAAAAGGTGTTATTCTTTAACCACGCTGACAGAGCCGGCCAGTTTCCCCGAAGACATGAATCGCAGCAGATATAAACCAGAAGGCAGGGTTTCCATATTGATCTCTTCAAATGAGTTGGAAAGGAACCGCTTGCTGATCAATTGACCCTGGGTCGTGAATATTTGCATTTCCACTCCATCGGTTACCCAGCCATCATTGATATCAATTTTGAGATACTGATTAAATGGATTGGGATAAACCTTAAATCGAATATCTTCTATCGTTTCAAATACGCTAACTACCTCCTCTGGCACCTCAAAGGTGAAGACCATAAAAGTGAGACATTCATCGGTTACCGTAACAGTATAAGTTCCTCCCACTAATCCCGTCAAAACCGGATCGTCGCTTCCGTTATCCCACAAATATTCATACGGAGGATTTCCTCCGGTCACCTGAAGGGAAACGGAACCATTGGCATTTCCTGTATTGGCAATAATGATAGTATCCTCAAGGATCATCTCACCGTATTCGTCCAATTCGACGATAACAGTACTATCACATCCGAGGTTATTAGGGATAAAAACAGTATAGGTACTGGCTCCCTGGACCATATTACCATCCGGAAGTTCGTAACTGTCTCCCTTACATACCTTTGCCATAAGCGTTGTTGTGCCCGGATCAGACACACTCAGGTTAGTGACAATGGTACTGTCACAACCGGAAACAGCCGTAAAATTAGTCTCATAAACTCCGGAAACCGTTACTTCCTGTCCATCGGGCAAGGTGTATATTTCTCCTGAACATATATAATCGAAGACGAACTCACTGGCAGACTCCAGAAAAGTAACTTGAGTAATAAAGGTACTGTCGCAACCAAGAGCATTGGTGGAAGTGGTTGAATAGGTTCCTGATTCATTCACAACCGTACCATCCGGCAGAGCATAGGATGCCCCCTGACAAAGCGTTACTTCTGTAGTGCCGCCAAAAACAGCGGATACCGTTATGCTTTGCGAATAGGTAAATTCATTTATGATGGCAGCATTGATCGAAAGTTGCATTCCCGTATTGATATCATTATAGGTTCCGCTTCCGCTAAATGCAACAGTTCCAAGATAATCATCCCCACCAAACAGGTCATATTCCCAAACGGCCAACGTGTAATTCTGCGGTTCCAGGATGGCATTCATTTGGAAAGTGTGGGGCACGCTAAAGTTATAATTGCCCGCTGGTGTAGAGCAAATGAAATTGCCCTGACTATCACGAATGACCAGATACAGGTCTGGCAGGGGATCGAACAATCCCTGCCCCCAAGTGCCCGGAATACTATTTACGGTAACATTGTTAATGACCAGCATTCCTGCCGCATCACTTGCCTGTAAGGTAATATTATAAACACCGGGTTCGGCATAGGTGACATTGCCAGGATTGATCTCCGTGCTGGTGCTGCCATTTCCGAAATCCCAAAAGTAGTCGTCGAAGGTCGCAAAAAGAGGATTAACGGTGATGGCTTCACCCCCACAAATTTCGGTGGAAGAAAGGGTAAATAATGGGGTATTTGCGCCTAATGGATTAATCAAAAAAATGAAAAAGAAAAGGCTTGAGAGTAGTGGATAAAGATTTTTCATGACGGTTGGTTTTATTAAAAAATGTGGCCGTAGCGGCTGTTCTTTTTGGAAAAAAGGTAAGCCCTCATTTTCTTATATTATCAGCCCTGCTGACCTGGTGATTGTTTATTTATCATCACATTTATCCAGGGTTTTATGTGAATTCCATCGCAAGTAGAGGAGACTTGCGGACAAAAAAAAGCAGCCGTTGAGTTTGATATTGAATTTGATGCAAACAGCCATTTTGTTTGAATCGGAACCGTTTACAACAATTTCCGCATCGTCTGCAACAAGCATTGGATTGTTGTTTATTTAATACTTAGTATTGAAAAAATCCGCAAAAAGAACGACCTTGTATGACAACTATGAGTAAAATGATCACCAAAAGGCAGGCACGCTTTTTTCAATTGATGAAAAAAGATATCGTACAACACCTGAGCTTTGGCCTGGGGGTATTTATTATTGTCTTTTGTATATTTTCCATCATTGCCTGGCAACAGGGAGCCATGGGAAGAAGTTCCATCATCGAGGCGTTCAATATTCCCAGCAAAATTGACATCTACTCCAAAATTTTTGTGGAGACCCTGTTTTACAACCTCATCCTGGCCATTCCCGTTTATTTCAATTTTTTCCTTGTTTTCAAAGGCCAGTTCCAACAAATATTTAAGATCAAACTCATCAACGAAGCCCAGCTTAAAGGGTGGGGATTTTATCTCTTTCTGGCAGCGAGTGCCTTTACCGCTTTTATTTTCGGCTGGAGCCTCACTCCGGGTTTTGACCTGGTGAGCAGAATAGTGGATCCCCAATGGTTTGTCAACTCCATCGTAATTTTATTACTTATTCTTTGCACTTCCGGCATTTCGTTTATTAAGGATTCCATGGAGCGTATGAGGGCAATAGAACGAAGGGAAAGAATTCAGACAAAACGTGAATTAAATTTCATAAAAAAGCAAATTCGTCCTCACTTTTTGTTCAATACCCTGGCCAACCTACAGATATTGGCCAAACAAAAATCAGAAGCCCTTCCTGACCTGATGGCCCAGTTGTCAAAACTCCTGAGATATTTGCTCTACGGCACCCATGAGGCTTTCGTGCCTGTAGAACAGGAAATAGATTTCATAAAAAGTTATGTCGCTCTCGAAAAACTTCAGCTGCCTTCCAAAACAGATTTTTCCCTTGAAATAACCGGCGACAATACCGTTGGTCAGGTCATTGCGCCCATGCTTTTGCTTACCTTTATTGAAAATTGCTTTAAACATTACAACAAAAAAGAAAGATCGGAAAAATTCATTCGGATATCCATCGGAATTGAAGCGAACTTACTCACCCTTTCTACCGCCAACACTTTTAAAGTCAATGCCCAAAACGAACATAACATTATTCAAAATCGTTACGGTGGATTAGGATTGAAAAATGCACGGGAGAACCTCAACCTCATCTATAAAGATCAATACGACCTGGAAATATTTTTGGAAGGAGACGTATATTTCACCAAATTAAAAGTTCCACTCCATGAAAAGTCATTTTAACTGCATCATCATAGAAGATGTGGCTATGCAAAGAGAAAACCTTGCCAATATGCTGTCCACACGGCTCGATCTGAAAGTCATTGAGCAATTTGAAAGCGCGGATACCGCCTACGAATTTCTCTGTTCGCAGGAAAATAATAGGCCTGATATAATGTTCCTCGATATCCAGCTTGCTGAATTCAACGGGCTTGACCTCCTCAAGGCCATCCAGAAACTGAATCAAAAGCCGAAGGTCATCATCACCACCGCCCATCCTCAATACGCCGTTCCAAGTTACGACTACAATGTCAGCGGTTATGTGTTGAAGCCCTTGGAAATGGATAAACTGAACCAGGCAATCGATAAGGTAATCGGGCAGCTTCAGCAGACCGGTGATTCAGGTATTTCGGCATCAATTTCACCAAAACAAGAGGTTCGGCCCTATATTCCCGTAAAGGAAGGCAATAAGATTATCAATGTTTTTTACGATGAGATCATTTACCTGGAAGGAGCCAATGTAAACGTAAATGTAATCACCCCGGTCGAGGTTCTTCTCACCCGGGACACGCTGAAAAACATGGCTGAATTGCTGAATCCATCCTCCTTCGTAAGGGTTCATGACAGTTTTATCATCAATATGGATTATTTAAAAAGTTATGCCAAAAACCTTTCATCACTTGATCTGCAATATCCCGGACAGGCGCAAAAACACCCCATCCCCATAGGGAAAAAATACAGAGAGATGTTTAGGGAACGAATTCTTAAAAATGAGTAAAACGGGTTGAATGCCTTTAGAGCATGTTTAAATTTCGTTTTAGGATGCAGTTTTGAAGATATTTTAATAAAATATCTACATCCGTCTTGTAAAAACGTAGATCACAAATCCAAAATTCCGTATCTTCGCGCCTCAAAATAATCAGCGATGACTTCACAGGAGATACGTAAGACTTTTTTAGACTTTTTTAAGAGCAAGGGACACAAGATCGTGCCCTCATCCCCCATTGTGAACAAGGATGACCCTACATTGATGTTTATCAATGCGGGCATGAACCAGTTTAAGGATTTTTTCCTCGGCAATCAAACTCCAGACGTGCCCCGGATAGCGGACACCCAAAAATGTCTCCGGGTATCCGGAAAGCATAACGACCTCGAAGAAGTAGGCCGGGACAGTTACCACCATACCATGTTTGAAATGCTGGGCAACTGGTCCTTTGGTGAATATTTCAAGAAAGAAGCCATTGCCTGGGCCTGGGAATTGCTCACCGAGGTTTATAAACTGGATAAAAATCGCCTTTACGTTTCTGTTTTTAAGGGCGAACCTTCCGAAAATCTGGAACCTGATGAAGAGGCTGCTGATATTTGGGCTCAATACGTTTCCCGGGATCGAATCCTGTACTTCGACAAAAAAGATAACTTTTGGGAAATGGGAGACAGCGGTCCTTGCGGCCCGTGTTCGGAGATCCATATCGACCTGAGGAGTGAGGAGGAAAGAGCCAGGATTGCGGGCAAGGACCTCGTCAATGCCGATGACCCGCTGGTGGTGGAAATATGGAACCTTGTATTCATACAATTCAACCGGAAGGCAGACGGCAGCCTCGAGGAACTCCCCGCCAAACACGTAGATACCGGAATGGGATTCGAGCGTCTTTGTATGGCCGTGCAAGGGAAAAAGTCAAATTACGAAACGGATGTTTTCACCCCTTTTATTGAATACATAGAAAAAGTATCCGGTAAAAAATATACCAACCGCTACGAAAACGCTGCCACTTCGGACATTGCCATGCGGGTGGTTTCTGACCATATCCGTGCCGTGGCTTTTGCCATTGCTGACGGTCAGTTGCCGTCCAATACGGGAGCCGGATACGTCATCCGGAGAATTCTCCGCCGCGCTGTACGATACTATTTTTCATTTCTCGATATAAACGAGCCGTTTTTACATACCCTCATTCCACTGCTCGCTGAGCGGTTTAAGGAAATTTTTCCGGAATTGATGGCCCAAAAAGACCAGGTCGCGAAAATCATTGAAGGGGAAGAAAAATCCTTCCTCAACACCTTGGCTAAAGGATTAAAACGTTTAGACTCCATTGACACCTCCGATGGGAAGATCAACGGTGAGGAGGCTTTTGAGTTGTACGATACTTTTGGATTCCCGATCGACCTCACCCGACTTATAGCTGAAGAAAAGGGGCTGACCATAGATGAAGCTGGTTTTGAAACGGCAATGGCTGCTCAGAAGGAACGCGCCAGAAGCGCTGCTCAAAAACAGGTAGGTGACTGGTACGTATTGGACGACGGAGAATCTTCAACTTTTGTCGGTTATGACCAATTGCAGGTACATAATGCCAGTGTCCTGAAATACAGAACCGTAAAACTAAAAAAAGGTAACCAATACCAGATCGTGCTGAACACCACTCCTTTTTATGCCGAAAGCGGAGGGCAGGCCGGTGATTCAGGTTGGCTGACTTTTGGTGATGAAAAGATAAAAGTAATTGACACACAAAGGGAAAACGATCTTAGCATTCATATAGTGGAAAAACTGCCGGCCGACCTGGAAGCAGAAGTTTTGGCCCAGGTGGATCCTGGGGTTCGCAATGCTACCGAAAACAACCATACAGCCACACACCTTATGCATGCTGCCCTGCATAGGATTTTGGGGAATAATGCCCTGCAAAAAGGACAAAGTGTTGACGCTGATAAATTACGCTTTGACTTTTCCCATTTCCAGAAAGTTACCGAAGAGGAACTCGCTGCCATTGAGCAAATGGTCAACGAAAAGATCCGTGAGGATATCAAACTGGAAGAAGAGAGAAACATGCCCATAGAGGAGGCGAAAGCTTTGGGGGCGATGATGTTATTTGGCGAAAAATATGGTGAAAATGTTCGCGTGATCACTTTTGACAAAAATTTCTCCAGGGAATTATGCGGTGGGACTCACGTTACTTCAACGGGTAAAATTGGACAGTTCAAGATATTGTCAGAAGGAGCCGTTGCCGCCGGGATTCGTCGAATAGAAGCCATTACAGCCGACAAAGCGGAAGCTTTTGTGAACGACGAATTAAATGAACTCAAAGCCGTCCGGGCTTTATTGAAAAGTTCGGGAGAAACAGCCAGGCACGTTGAGGCGTTACAGGAAGAAAACAAAAAGCTGAAAAAGGAACTGGAAAAACTTGTGGCGGCCCAGGCCAGCGGACTGAAGGATAATTTAAAGAGCATCATCGAAAAGGTGAACGGCATCAACTTCATCGCCGCCAAATTGCCCATCACGGATGCTAATGCCGTCAAGACCCTGGCCTTCCAACTGGAAAAAGAACTGGGCAACGCGGTTATCGCTTTTGGAGCTATAGTCAATGGCAACCCTCAGCTGACCCTGATGATCAGCAATGAAGTGGTAGCAAGCCACGGACTCGATGCCGGAAAGATGATTCGCGAGGCAGCAAAAGCCATCCAGGGCGGTGGCGGCGGCCAGCCACACTTTGCCACTGCCGGCGGAAAAAATCCTGAAGGGCTTGACGAAGCACTGGCCAAAACGAGAGAACTGCTGGGGTAAAACTCAGTCCGGAATGTTTATTACCATAAAAAGCCGCGTTTAACTCTCGTTGAACGCGGCTTTTTTACAAATTGAATGGAAGAAAATGAAGTACTTGTGGCCGTTAAAATGGATATAAATAAATTTTATCCTTTAGCATCTGAAATTTATTATTTCTCCAGGGAACGATGAAAAAACAAATTGACATTCTTAATCTTGTAAATCACAGAAAATCAGTGCTTTTAAACCAGCCTTCCTGCGGAGCTGGCAGGTTTATAATTTATCATTTTAAATTTTAAATTTTACATTTACCTGATGTACCTTTATATCCAATAATTGACCAAAAATCGAACAAACAATGAAACGTTTTCCACTCACCCTCCTGACCTTACTGTTTATTTTTCCTCTTTTTTCCCAGCTCGTATTAGAGCGTGACATCAACCAGGAACCTGCATGGTCCGATCCGGATTTTGTTGCCCAGCTGAACGAAGTACTCTATTTTCGGGCCAACGACGGCATTCACGGTGAGGAGCTTTTCCAATACGACCTCGTCTCGGAAACCGCCCAACTGGTAGCCAATATCCGACCATACGAGGACGATAGTGGAATCTCCGAAGTTATCGCTTTTGATGGCAGAATCTTTTTTAATGCAAGGGACGGAGTGGGTAGTGACCATTATTTATACGTTTACGACCCGGCGGATGGAAGTGCCCAGCGCCTGATCGGCAGCAATGGCGACGTAATCAGAGAA carries:
- a CDS encoding DoxX family protein, whose amino-acid sequence is MINLGKYIFALPIAIFGLFHFMNAKGMATMAPFGGEIMIYITGAALIAAAVSIFIGKMDKLASLLLALLLLIILLSVWLPGAIDGDQTATSMVLKDLGLTGAALMYAGMAKDKSVVG
- a CDS encoding adenosylcobalamin-dependent ribonucleoside-diphosphate reductase; translation: MEVKNGIKIDEKVTGKEQSYTFDEALQASTDYFKGDSLAANVWVNKYALKDSQGRIYELTPDDMHRRLANEIARVDAKYINPLSPETFYDAFKDFQYIIPQGSPMAGIGNKYQVSSLSNCFVIGNNADSYGGILKIDEEQAQLMKRRGGVGHDLSHIRPTGSAVMNSALSSTGIVPFMERFSNSTREVAQDGRRGALMLSVSVQHPDAESFIDAKLEQGKITGANVSVRITDEFMRAALNGDTFVQQYPIGSTEPTFKKEINAKGLWEKITFNAWKSAEPGVLFWDTIIRESVPDCYADLGYKTISTNPCGEIPLCPYDSCRLLAINLYSFVEEPFSKKAYFNFEKFGTYVHLAQRIMDNIIDLELEKIDQIIDKIDKDPEDVSVKSTERKLWEKIRKTCVEGRRTGIGITAEGDMLAALNLQYGSNEAIDFSVEVHKTLALNAYRSSVDIAAERGAFSIYDAKREANNPLIKRIKEADPVLYKDMVKYGRRNIALLTIAPTGSVSLMTQTSSGIEPCFLIAYKRRRKVNPNDQASTITFVDEVGDSWEEYNVFHHKFVTWMEVNGFDTREVQLWPKEKLDKLIAQSPYHKATANDVDWVQKVKMQGQIQQWVDHSISVTVNVPNETPVKMVREIYKTAWESGCKGCTIYRDGSRAGVLISKETKQDNQGFMESSAPKRPEKLEAKVVRFKNSDENWIGVVGLFENKPYEIFTGKAEDTFGLPTYVNNGWIIKAKEADGKNRYDFQFQDKSGYRVTIEGLSRSFDKEYWNYAKLISGVLRHGMPIQYAVELVDGLNAEQDYINTWKNGVVRALKQFIPDGTVASKEECTECGEEGGLVYREGCLICHNCGFSKCG
- a CDS encoding response regulator transcription factor — its product is MKSHFNCIIIEDVAMQRENLANMLSTRLDLKVIEQFESADTAYEFLCSQENNRPDIMFLDIQLAEFNGLDLLKAIQKLNQKPKVIITTAHPQYAVPSYDYNVSGYVLKPLEMDKLNQAIDKVIGQLQQTGDSGISASISPKQEVRPYIPVKEGNKIINVFYDEIIYLEGANVNVNVITPVEVLLTRDTLKNMAELLNPSSFVRVHDSFIINMDYLKSYAKNLSSLDLQYPGQAQKHPIPIGKKYREMFRERILKNE
- a CDS encoding T9SS type A sorting domain-containing protein; this encodes MKNLYPLLSSLFFFIFLINPLGANTPLFTLSSTEICGGEAITVNPLFATFDDYFWDFGNGSTSTEINPGNVTYAEPGVYNITLQASDAAGMLVINNVTVNSIPGTWGQGLFDPLPDLYLVIRDSQGNFICSTPAGNYNFSVPHTFQMNAILEPQNYTLAVWEYDLFGGDDYLGTVAFSGSGTYNDINTGMQLSINAAIINEFTYSQSITVSAVFGGTTEVTLCQGASYALPDGTVVNESGTYSTTSTNALGCDSTFITQVTFLESASEFVFDYICSGEIYTLPDGQEVTVSGVYETNFTAVSGCDSTIVTNLSVSDPGTTTLMAKVCKGDSYELPDGNMVQGASTYTVFIPNNLGCDSTVIVELDEYGEMILEDTIIIANTGNANGSVSLQVTGGNPPYEYLWDNGSDDPVLTGLVGGTYTVTVTDECLTFMVFTFEVPEEVVSVFETIEDIRFKVYPNPFNQYLKIDINDGWVTDGVEMQIFTTQGQLISKRFLSNSFEEINMETLPSGLYLLRFMSSGKLAGSVSVVKE
- a CDS encoding alpha/beta fold hydrolase → MNSKKIILLTLIHFFVCLKGIKGQAIVEGNGVYYPYLHPVEYEQVVYKSAYQIDEIGLGILENLALRIYYPADLEPDEKRPLVVLIHGGGFIGGNFSSFFDEAEWLAQLGYVAVSVQYRLCKRNDCLIAGALTFPCNVSWGNSLVPSSYVAAVDVQDAINWLIDHSDIYPIDPDKIAVGGHSAGAFTALNVAYMDQEEANEICAGCGTWPDYLEGNLEDIPGIKSVFSLSGAMYDTTWIDPEETHIDLMAIHGTDDGVVYYGAEPVYPCCNTYGIPVFGACPLVQRQQNLGGDSYLLTGTGFGHDVFEPEWWPRIQEQVLWFLGKSLFGEAPIQKHVEMIRSSPVANCPAPLQPIVPAVLCGPELSEPFPVFFEFPNATTEVDLENNLRLYPNPASDILFIEFDFHKTDSEKGITFEVFNTLGQRVTRHEIFDIFGTLSWPVGHLESGLYWLKVNISEGHFGWKRFVVVQ
- the alaS gene encoding alanine--tRNA ligase: MTSQEIRKTFLDFFKSKGHKIVPSSPIVNKDDPTLMFINAGMNQFKDFFLGNQTPDVPRIADTQKCLRVSGKHNDLEEVGRDSYHHTMFEMLGNWSFGEYFKKEAIAWAWELLTEVYKLDKNRLYVSVFKGEPSENLEPDEEAADIWAQYVSRDRILYFDKKDNFWEMGDSGPCGPCSEIHIDLRSEEERARIAGKDLVNADDPLVVEIWNLVFIQFNRKADGSLEELPAKHVDTGMGFERLCMAVQGKKSNYETDVFTPFIEYIEKVSGKKYTNRYENAATSDIAMRVVSDHIRAVAFAIADGQLPSNTGAGYVIRRILRRAVRYYFSFLDINEPFLHTLIPLLAERFKEIFPELMAQKDQVAKIIEGEEKSFLNTLAKGLKRLDSIDTSDGKINGEEAFELYDTFGFPIDLTRLIAEEKGLTIDEAGFETAMAAQKERARSAAQKQVGDWYVLDDGESSTFVGYDQLQVHNASVLKYRTVKLKKGNQYQIVLNTTPFYAESGGQAGDSGWLTFGDEKIKVIDTQRENDLSIHIVEKLPADLEAEVLAQVDPGVRNATENNHTATHLMHAALHRILGNNALQKGQSVDADKLRFDFSHFQKVTEEELAAIEQMVNEKIREDIKLEEERNMPIEEAKALGAMMLFGEKYGENVRVITFDKNFSRELCGGTHVTSTGKIGQFKILSEGAVAAGIRRIEAITADKAEAFVNDELNELKAVRALLKSSGETARHVEALQEENKKLKKELEKLVAAQASGLKDNLKSIIEKVNGINFIAAKLPITDANAVKTLAFQLEKELGNAVIAFGAIVNGNPQLTLMISNEVVASHGLDAGKMIREAAKAIQGGGGGQPHFATAGGKNPEGLDEALAKTRELLG
- a CDS encoding histidine kinase, yielding MTTMSKMITKRQARFFQLMKKDIVQHLSFGLGVFIIVFCIFSIIAWQQGAMGRSSIIEAFNIPSKIDIYSKIFVETLFYNLILAIPVYFNFFLVFKGQFQQIFKIKLINEAQLKGWGFYLFLAASAFTAFIFGWSLTPGFDLVSRIVDPQWFVNSIVILLLILCTSGISFIKDSMERMRAIERRERIQTKRELNFIKKQIRPHFLFNTLANLQILAKQKSEALPDLMAQLSKLLRYLLYGTHEAFVPVEQEIDFIKSYVALEKLQLPSKTDFSLEITGDNTVGQVIAPMLLLTFIENCFKHYNKKERSEKFIRISIGIEANLLTLSTANTFKVNAQNEHNIIQNRYGGLGLKNARENLNLIYKDQYDLEIFLEGDVYFTKLKVPLHEKSF